A stretch of the Drosophila sulfurigaster albostrigata strain 15112-1811.04 chromosome 2L, ASM2355843v2, whole genome shotgun sequence genome encodes the following:
- the LOC133849317 gene encoding mitochondrial import inner membrane translocase subunit Tim17-A-like, whose translation MEEYTREPCPYRIVDDCGGAFAMGCIGGGVFQAIKGFRNAPSGMSRRMLGSLTAIKTRSPVIAGNFAVWGGMFSTIDCTLVHFRKKEDPWNSIISGAATGGILAARNGVPAMAGSAIIGGVLLALIEGVGILFTRISAEQFKNPSPPTEDPAALGDPSSFSFGNPTSNNKQYQ comes from the coding sequence ATGGAGGAATATACACGTGAGCCTTGCCCCTACCGTATTGTGGATGATTGTGGTGGCGCTTTCGCTATGGGCTGTATTGGTGGCGGTGTCTTTCAGGCCATCAAGGGTTTCCGCAACGCTCCATCGGGCATGAGCAGACGAATGCTGGGCAGTTTGACGGCCATCAAGACACGTTCACCCGTCATTGCCGGAAATTTTGCGGTGTGGGGTGGCATGTTTAGTACTATTGATTGCACCCTTGTACATTTTCGCAAGAAGGAGGATCCCTGGAATTCGATAATAAGTGGTGCGGCAACGGGCGGCATCTTGGCAGCTAGGAATGGTGTACCGGCGATGGCTGGTAGTGCAATCATTGGAGGAGTGCTGCTCGCTCTCATTGAGGGTGTGGGCATTTTGTTCACAAGAATATCGGCTGAACAATTCAAAAACCCGTCTCCTCCCACCGAAGATCCTGCAGCTCTGGGTGACCCTTCCAGTTTCTCGTTTGGCAATCCCACGTctaacaataaacaatatcaatga